A genome region from Marinobacter panjinensis includes the following:
- a CDS encoding MaoC family dehydratase — translation MLSVELNDLEKHKGSLIGHSPWKTVTQEMIQAFADATGDHQWIHLDVERARRESPWKSTVAHGFLTASLIPLLNQQVINVQGKSASINYGINKLRFPAAVKSGSAIRSKMELMDVTRLDDQRTLATYRTTLEIQGEDRPACVAENLVMYVA, via the coding sequence ATGCTTTCGGTTGAGCTGAACGATCTGGAAAAGCACAAGGGTTCTTTGATTGGTCACAGCCCCTGGAAAACCGTCACCCAGGAGATGATTCAGGCTTTTGCCGATGCCACGGGTGACCACCAGTGGATTCATCTGGATGTCGAACGGGCAAGGCGTGAATCACCCTGGAAGAGCACTGTGGCCCACGGTTTTCTGACAGCCTCCCTGATTCCTCTGTTGAATCAGCAGGTGATTAACGTGCAGGGTAAAAGCGCCAGCATCAACTACGGGATAAACAAGCTGCGCTTCCCCGCCGCGGTGAAGTCCGGGTCGGCTATCCGGAGCAAAATGGAGCTGATGGATGTGACCAGACTGGACGACCAGCGCACCCTGGCCACTTATAGGACCACCTTGGAAATCCAGGGCGAGGACAGGCCTGCCTGTGTGGCGGAGAATCTGGTGATGTATGTGGCTTAG
- a CDS encoding class II aldolase/adducin family protein — MTTTSDQSAQQDLKKAEWKVRTELAAAYRLVALFGWDDLVFTHLSARVPGPEHHFLINPYGLLFHEITASSLVKVDRDGQVVESGGLSRVNPAGFTIHSAVHMGREDAGAVMHLHAPDGVAVSAHRDGLLPLSQTAMLCLNHLSYHDYEGVALNLDERERLINDLGDKSMMLLRNHGVLTAGKDVPETFTYLYFLMKACEIQVKAQSCGPTYMPSEQAIQTTADQSQSLGAAAALTWPALVRLLDSKNPGYAV, encoded by the coding sequence ATGACAACGACGAGCGATCAGTCGGCGCAGCAGGATCTGAAGAAAGCCGAATGGAAGGTGCGTACCGAGCTGGCTGCGGCCTACCGCCTGGTGGCGCTGTTTGGCTGGGACGATCTGGTGTTCACCCATCTGTCCGCGCGGGTGCCGGGCCCGGAGCATCATTTCCTGATCAATCCTTACGGCCTGCTGTTCCATGAAATCACGGCTTCTTCGCTGGTGAAGGTGGACCGGGACGGCCAGGTGGTGGAATCCGGCGGCCTGAGCCGTGTCAATCCGGCCGGCTTTACCATTCACAGTGCGGTGCACATGGGCCGGGAAGACGCAGGCGCGGTGATGCACCTGCACGCGCCCGATGGCGTCGCCGTATCCGCCCACCGGGACGGCCTGCTGCCCCTGAGCCAGACGGCCATGCTGTGCCTGAATCACCTGAGCTATCACGATTACGAGGGCGTTGCCCTGAATCTGGATGAGCGCGAGCGGCTGATCAACGATCTTGGCGACAAGTCGATGATGCTGTTGCGCAACCATGGTGTGCTGACGGCCGGTAAGGACGTGCCTGAGACCTTCACCTATCTGTATTTCCTGATGAAGGCCTGCGAGATTCAGGTCAAGGCCCAGAGTTGTGGGCCGACCTACATGCCTTCGGAGCAGGCCATTCAGACCACGGCGGACCAGTCTCAGTCACTGGGTGCTGCGGCGGCTCTGACCTGGCCTGCTCTGGTTCGGCTGCTTGATAGCAAGAATCCCGGCTACGCCGTGTGA
- a CDS encoding acyl-CoA dehydrogenase family protein, which produces MDFRLNEEQQMLQDTVARLVRGEYSFEKRLAFSETDLGFGADFWKQLSELGLTAVPFPEELGGFGGGGVEVQSLMTELGRGLCLEPYLQSIILGGGLIGQAGNDSQKETWLAGIASGELKAAVGLQEPQSYYDLNNVETRAEKNGGGNGEGYVLNGRKAVVIGGHCADVIVISARTSGDTRDADGISLFALSPDTAGVERRTYPTIDGAKGCDITLTNVQVDAGALLGEEGKAGEVIDYQAGRAIAALCAEAVGVMEVANELTLEYLKQRKQFGVPIGKFQVLQHRMVDMMSELEQARSMAILAASVADGEQSDERRRVLAGAKNVIGRAGQFISESGIQMHGGIGMTWEYNFAHYAKRLIGINHQLGDDDFHLERYASLLQAS; this is translated from the coding sequence ATGGATTTCCGACTCAACGAAGAACAGCAGATGCTGCAGGACACCGTGGCCCGCCTGGTGCGCGGTGAATACAGTTTTGAAAAACGACTGGCGTTCAGCGAAACCGACCTGGGCTTCGGCGCCGATTTCTGGAAGCAGCTCAGCGAACTGGGCCTGACTGCCGTGCCTTTTCCCGAGGAGCTCGGTGGCTTCGGTGGCGGTGGCGTGGAAGTGCAGTCGCTGATGACGGAACTGGGCCGCGGACTGTGCCTTGAGCCCTATCTTCAGTCCATCATTCTCGGTGGCGGCCTGATTGGTCAGGCTGGCAACGACAGCCAGAAGGAAACCTGGCTGGCCGGTATCGCCAGCGGCGAACTGAAAGCCGCGGTAGGCCTGCAGGAGCCCCAGAGCTACTACGACCTGAACAACGTGGAAACCCGTGCCGAGAAAAACGGTGGGGGTAATGGAGAGGGTTACGTACTGAATGGCCGCAAGGCGGTGGTGATCGGTGGACATTGTGCCGACGTGATCGTGATATCGGCCCGCACCTCGGGCGACACCCGCGACGCCGACGGCATCAGCCTGTTTGCACTGAGCCCGGATACCGCCGGCGTTGAGCGCCGCACTTACCCCACCATCGACGGTGCCAAAGGTTGTGACATCACCCTGACCAACGTTCAGGTGGATGCCGGTGCGCTGCTGGGCGAGGAAGGCAAGGCTGGCGAGGTGATTGACTACCAGGCCGGCCGCGCCATCGCTGCCCTGTGTGCCGAGGCTGTCGGCGTGATGGAGGTGGCCAACGAGCTGACCCTGGAGTACCTTAAACAGCGCAAGCAGTTTGGCGTACCCATCGGCAAGTTCCAGGTCCTGCAGCACCGCATGGTGGACATGATGTCAGAGCTGGAGCAGGCCCGTTCCATGGCCATTCTGGCCGCCAGCGTTGCCGACGGTGAACAGAGTGATGAGCGTCGTCGTGTGCTCGCTGGCGCCAAGAATGTCATCGGACGCGCCGGTCAGTTTATTTCCGAAAGCGGTATCCAGATGCATGGCGGTATTGGCATGACCTGGGAATACAACTTTGCCCACTATGCCAAGCGGCTGATCGGTATCAACCACCAGCTCGGGGACGACGATTTCCACCTGGAACGTTACGCCTCCCTGCTTCAGGCAAGCTAA
- a CDS encoding acyl-CoA dehydrogenase family protein, which produces MNMNYTAEELAFRDEVRAFLDEKLPADIADKVKGFRRLSKEDHLRWQKILCKQGWYATHWPEEYGGVKWTPVQKHIWDEESCRYGAPRSIPFGVNMVAPVIIKFGNEEQKQKYLPRILSGEDWWCQGYSEPGAGSDLASLNTRAVRDGDHYIVNGQKAWTTLGQHANMIFCLVRTNTEVKKQEGISFLLIDMNTPGITVRPVITLDGEHEVNEVFFQDVKVPVENLVGEEDKGWTYAKFLLTYERTGLAGIGMSKATLSHLKQLSSRRMKNGKPLIEDPTFSQRIAKLEIDLTAAAISNLRIIASVEGGGVPGAESSMLKVKGTEIRQSINDLARRAIGPYALPFVEEELDLDYDGEFLSDENAAPLSAQYFNNRKLSIFGGSNEIQKNIVSKMILGL; this is translated from the coding sequence ATGAACATGAACTACACTGCCGAGGAACTTGCTTTCCGTGACGAGGTAAGAGCGTTCCTGGATGAGAAGCTGCCGGCGGACATCGCCGACAAAGTAAAAGGATTCCGGCGCCTGTCCAAAGAGGACCATCTGCGGTGGCAGAAAATCCTCTGCAAACAGGGCTGGTACGCTACCCACTGGCCGGAAGAGTATGGTGGTGTAAAGTGGACGCCAGTGCAGAAGCATATCTGGGATGAAGAGTCATGCCGTTACGGCGCACCCCGCTCCATCCCGTTCGGGGTGAACATGGTAGCGCCGGTGATTATCAAGTTTGGTAACGAAGAACAGAAGCAGAAGTACCTGCCGCGCATTCTCAGCGGCGAGGACTGGTGGTGCCAGGGCTATTCCGAGCCCGGCGCCGGCTCCGACCTGGCCTCCCTCAACACTCGCGCGGTACGCGACGGCGATCATTACATCGTCAACGGCCAGAAGGCCTGGACCACCCTGGGCCAACACGCCAACATGATCTTCTGCCTGGTGCGCACCAACACCGAGGTCAAGAAACAGGAAGGCATTTCGTTCCTGCTGATCGACATGAACACACCGGGCATTACCGTGCGCCCGGTCATCACCCTCGATGGCGAACACGAAGTCAACGAAGTCTTCTTCCAGGACGTGAAGGTGCCGGTGGAAAACCTTGTCGGCGAGGAAGACAAGGGCTGGACCTACGCCAAGTTCCTGCTCACGTACGAGCGCACCGGTCTGGCAGGTATTGGCATGTCCAAGGCGACACTGTCGCACCTCAAGCAACTGTCCAGCCGCCGGATGAAAAATGGCAAACCGTTGATCGAAGACCCGACCTTCAGCCAGCGCATCGCCAAACTGGAAATCGATCTGACCGCCGCAGCCATCAGCAACCTGCGCATCATTGCCTCGGTTGAAGGTGGTGGCGTGCCGGGCGCGGAAAGTTCGATGCTGAAGGTGAAAGGCACCGAGATCCGCCAGTCCATCAACGATCTCGCCCGCCGCGCGATCGGGCCTTACGCTCTGCCATTTGTGGAGGAAGAGCTGGACCTGGACTATGACGGCGAGTTCCTGTCGGACGAAAACGCTGCGCCACTCTCAGCCCAGTACTTCAACAACCGTAAACTGTCGATTTTCGGCGGATCCAACGAGATCCAGAAAAACATCGTGTCGAAAATGATTCTCGGGCTTTAA
- a CDS encoding acyl-CoA dehydrogenase: MASGPWNDLLQFDKQLDETERQVRDSIRSFCDQRLMPGITEANRHEKFDRSIFTDMGDLGMLGATLPEEYGGPGLNHVCYGLIAREVERVDSAYRSALSVQSSLVMYPIFSYGQEALKKRILPKLASGEYVGCFGLTEPNHGSDPGGMETRAKKVDGGYLVSGSKTWITNSPIADICVVWGKLDGVVTGFVIERENGKGLDTPKIEGKFSLRASETGSIFMDEVFVPDENKLDVEGLKGPLSCLTKARYGISWGSLGAAEFCWHAARNYTLERKQFGRPLAATQLIQKKLVDMQTEITIGLQAVLQLGRMMDSGDATPDAVSLLKRNNCGKSLDIARVARDMHGGNGISDEYHVIRHVMNLEAVNTYEGTHDVHALILGRGQTGIQAFG, translated from the coding sequence ATGGCTTCCGGACCCTGGAATGACCTGCTGCAATTTGACAAGCAACTGGATGAAACCGAGCGTCAGGTTCGGGACAGTATCCGTTCCTTCTGCGACCAGCGCCTGATGCCCGGCATCACCGAAGCGAACCGGCACGAGAAGTTCGACCGTTCCATCTTTACCGACATGGGCGATCTGGGCATGCTCGGCGCCACCCTGCCGGAAGAGTACGGCGGCCCGGGCCTCAACCACGTGTGCTACGGCCTGATCGCCCGCGAAGTAGAGCGGGTGGATTCCGCCTACCGCTCGGCCCTGAGCGTGCAGTCGTCACTGGTGATGTACCCCATCTTCAGCTACGGCCAGGAAGCACTGAAGAAACGCATCCTGCCCAAACTGGCTTCCGGCGAATACGTTGGCTGCTTTGGCTTGACTGAACCCAACCACGGCTCTGATCCCGGCGGCATGGAAACCCGCGCAAAGAAGGTGGACGGTGGCTATCTGGTGAGTGGCTCCAAAACCTGGATTACCAACTCCCCGATCGCCGATATCTGTGTGGTATGGGGCAAGCTTGATGGCGTGGTGACCGGCTTCGTGATCGAGCGCGAAAACGGCAAGGGCCTGGACACGCCGAAGATCGAAGGCAAGTTCTCTCTGCGCGCCTCCGAAACCGGTTCCATCTTTATGGACGAGGTGTTTGTACCAGACGAGAACAAGCTCGACGTGGAAGGCCTGAAAGGTCCGCTCAGTTGTCTGACCAAGGCCCGCTACGGCATCAGCTGGGGCTCTCTGGGCGCCGCCGAGTTCTGCTGGCACGCTGCCCGTAACTACACCCTCGAACGCAAACAGTTCGGCAGGCCTCTGGCCGCCACCCAGCTGATTCAGAAAAAGCTGGTGGACATGCAGACCGAAATTACCATCGGCCTGCAAGCCGTGTTGCAACTGGGCCGCATGATGGATTCCGGCGATGCGACACCGGATGCTGTATCCCTGCTCAAGCGCAACAACTGCGGCAAGTCCCTGGACATCGCCCGGGTTGCCCGCGACATGCACGGCGGCAATGGCATCTCCGACGAATACCACGTGATTCGCCATGTGATGAATCTGGAAGCGGTCAATACCTATGAAGGTACCCACGATGTCCACGCTCTGATCCTGGGCCGTGGCCAGACCGGAATTCAGGCATTCGGCTGA